The window GCCCTGCCATGTCAGCTTCCGCCCGTTCCCGCCCACCTCCAGGCTGTAGCAGAAGTTCCGGGCCTCGCTGTCCTCGCCCATGAACCTCAGGAACGCCATGTACACTGGTGCCATCCCCAGCAGGAATGCCTCAAAATGCAGGCAGAAGTGCTGTCCAAAACACTTGAAAACCTGCATGGCAACAGAACATAGGGGAAAACACATCAATATACCTGATATAGACTTAACCGAGAACCAATAATAGCTGATTTCAAAAAAGATGGTAATATGATCGCACCccagaatgaaaaaaatatatatatgcagattGCTTGTTATGCAAATTCTATCCTAACCAGCATGACACCTATGTTTGAGAATGAATGGCTAGACAAATTCTCTTTACatatctgagaaaaaaaatgcattgggGTACCACTTACCGTCAGCATCCATGTAGCGTTTTCCACTTCATAAGGGTTGGACTTCACATAACGGTGGTTAAAGGTGCAGCCTTCATGCAAGTCCACCTTATGGTCGTTTATGAGATGAGAGACAAGCATCGGAACATCGCCAGCAATCAGGCATTCTGAACCTGCATATGGACAACTATATGGCCTGAACCTGCAGAGCTCCTCATGCTTAAGTTTGTTTTGGTAAGGATGAATCTCAGCACAGCCTAGGCTTTGATATTTGCATGGAAGCTGAAGTGACTCAGCCACCTTCTCAAGAGCCAAACATCTGATATTACCCAGTTCTTGGCGACAAGTAGGGCAATGATTCTCCACCCTATGCTTGCAGTTAGAGCATATTGTGTGACCATTTGGGCACTGCAAGAGGAACACAAATGAATCAATTGATTATTACCTTTCTTACTTTGTGTGTTCACTTTTCAGTTCACAGAAGTCGTTCCAAATATCATGATCCAAGAAATATAACACCAGTGCTACGAAAGTTATGCAATAACGCCTACAGTTCATTCAATTCGAATGAAAGACCAGAGGTGGAGGCATTTACAAAGTTGAATTGAATGATCACAACAAACTTACACAACTCATCTGGCAAAGAAAGGTAAAATAAAGTACAAACAGCATTATATACACAGGTGGAGGGAGCTTGCAtacaagaaaaactaataatcGCTTTCATGAAAACACAGAAAAGTCGTGCAACTGTTGAGAGTAGACAACATGCCAATGTTAAAGAATGCATTGCTATTCTTTCCTggacagagttttttttttatcaaaaggGTGGTACCCCTCCATTTCTATGAGCAGAAATGTGAAAGTTTCCTGGACAGATGAAGTCTTGAACATTCACAGATCACTTTGAAGATCATGAACCCAGTATTGTAAGGACAGGGACAATAAGCACAAAACAATTGAGTTACATGTGCAATGTAAAACTTGTCAATGATTAGAACATAGAAATTAAAGAACATGCACTATTATACTAACAAACGGCTGAGTTTATTGTGAAAACAGGACAAAGCAGTCAATACTTGTCTTCGAATGAAAGAACAGGTAAACTTCACCAACACAACATTCAAATAACAACAAATCCAATGACAACTTACATGTCCTAACTTGGTGTATGTGCAACACATATACCTTGTatacaaaatatattcaaaGTAAAATGTCAAAAGTGGTGGGACCAGTAAAGCTTTCTAGACTGATCCCACTTAAATATCCAATAGAGCTAGATGAAAACTAGCAACTACATTTTTCTCAGGATGAAATGTGCAATTATGTAGATGGAAATAATCAAATAATCAGCTGCCTCTGAAGGATCATAAAGAGAAGAAGATATCATCAGTACGCAAACCTGCAGTATAGGTGGGCGCATTGAGTTTGTGCAGACTGGACACTCGAGCAAATCATTCAAGCCCGTCAGCGATGATAGCTCAACTGTGACAAGTGATGTAGACCAGGGCTTGCATGTAGAATCTCCATCAAGCCTAATGCCAGTGAGTGCCTCAGAGAGCCCATCAGATACACAATCCGACTCAGGGATATCGGTCACAATGCTGCTTCCTGGGGCCATTGCAAAAGCTTCTTTCACATTGGGAAACACTACAAAATATCACCACACCCACCACTCCATCCTTCCTTGTAATTAGCTGCATTGTTCAGTTAGAGGTATATTAGTTGAGATTACGGAGAAAGTACTCAGTTTTTACACAAAGAAGGCAGTTATACATGACAAAATTAAGATGCTGCACGAATGAATTGACAATTTTCAATTTAAGAGCTTCATGAAGTCTACATCATAGTTCTTCATTGCATATTAAGGTAAAATTTACTGTCTAACCTACTACTAATTGCTAACTGCCATCACCAACAGCACAATCCAACTACACACATAACTCTGTTCAGAGCAAAAGTACAACTAAACTCAGTCAAATAAAGACCACCTATTCCGGTGAACCTGATCCACAAAACTATATAGCTATAGAGCATGAACACATTATTAATGCTATCTACTTCGTCCAATCTAACATTTGGATGCACAGAAACAATCAACATTCTCAAGAAACAGTAGAACTGCTCACTTGCTCAGTTCGTCTCCCCAAGCATCTTATTTCTGCTTCAAGATTCACTGGCTTAGTGCATAGAAGTTACTAGAATCCTATCAGAAATCAAATTCACTCTCAATCAAACAACTTGCTGCCCCCTCACTGTCACCCAACCTCAAAATTGGGCTCGGAATTTTCCCCTGGACCGCGCAAAATTTTGCCCCTCTCACTCCctttacaacaaaaaaaacaagagtCCCTTTTCTCCCTTGAAGACTTGCATCTGCAGCATGGTCGAATCTGCATAAACAAACGGCTCTCGGCGGGATCCTACCGTTACCAGAACTGGAATCTACATCAGttcatccctcgaatcaaatcctTCCAACGAAATGCCGGTTGCACAGCAGCTCGACCAAACCGCGCAAACGCTTCCTCTTTTGCATCAGATCATCTCCAGTCGTCCTCGCAGCGTCAGCTATGAATCGCCTCacacacaccaaaaaaaaaaaaaggaaaatccagCGAGCGGAATCGCTCCATTTCACACCAATTACTCCCCCCATTCCCCATCAATCTCGCCCATGCGCCACCGGATCACCGAAACGGCGGAACACACACCCACCCTCCTCCAAAATCAACCACGAATTGGCGAATTCGAACCGCAATAGAACGCCCTCAAAATCCCCGTCTCGAACAAACGGGGTGCGACCAATTCAAACCAAATCACAcaaccaaaaaaatatttaaaaaaacaatctaaCACGCGTCTCCATCGAGTACACGGAACATTCCGTCGGTCCGGTCAAGCCGCTCACCTGGAGAccggagacgccgccgccgccgcgaatcggagaggagagagacgaCGACGCAGACACAGTAGCAGAGTGGAGTAGAGAGAGAGTActactagtattttttttcttttctttatttttttatttactccttttattattttttattccgcGTTTCCTCTTTTGGTGTCTTCGCGGAGGCAGGGGGATCTGGAATTTTCCGCCTTCCACGGCGGCCGGCCCACCTCCCCACACGCCCGGTGCACGGTGGACCTAATGGGCCGGTGGCCCAGTGGGGCCCAAGAGTCAGGGGTGGGTGGGTCTATGGACGCGGTGTATGGAGTGGGGTGAGGaggtgtgtgtgagagagaaagaggCCGTGGTGGGCCCGAGATGGCGGTGGTCCAGTTGGGTCGGGGTGAGACCTGTCGGGAGGTGGGCCCGGATAGGCGGTGGCAGAGGCCGGAAGTCCGGAACGCCATCAAGACGTTGCATGTATGTACAGTACAGCTTGTCTGCTTTCGTATATAGAGAAATTTTAAGGtcttaaaaaatgtttcaggAGGTATCTAAATTTTTCACTGATATTTTTAATATCTTAAGCTACATAAAGTCTGGAGTTATCAAATTTCACACTAAGCATCTCCTGATACCATTtcaaaaatga of the Oryza sativa Japonica Group chromosome 2, ASM3414082v1 genome contains:
- the LOC4328179 gene encoding E3 ubiquitin-protein ligase SINAT2 — translated: MAPGSSIVTDIPESDCVSDGLSEALTGIRLDGDSTCKPWSTSLVTVELSSLTGLNDLLECPVCTNSMRPPILQCPNGHTICSNCKHRVENHCPTCRQELGNIRCLALEKVAESLQLPCKYQSLGCAEIHPYQNKLKHEELCRFRPYSCPYAGSECLIAGDVPMLVSHLINDHKVDLHEGCTFNHRYVKSNPYEVENATWMLTVFKCFGQHFCLHFEAFLLGMAPVYMAFLRFMGEDSEARNFCYSLEVGGNGRKLTWQGIPRSIRDSHKKVRDSFDGLIIHRNMALFFSGGNRQELKLRVTGRIWKEQ